In a single window of the uncultured Methanobrevibacter sp. genome:
- a CDS encoding archease → MKNYEYFEATADIGFKAYGKSLNEAFENASIAMFNIITDTEDVSPVNEIEFEITSEDEVSLLYDYLEELLFYHEVEFMLFSSFHVEIDDNLHLTAKIKGEKINWDKHERKTEIKAITFHKMDVKKTRHVELRAIVDL, encoded by the coding sequence ATGAAAAATTATGAATATTTTGAAGCTACTGCCGACATTGGATTTAAAGCTTATGGAAAGAGTCTGAATGAAGCTTTTGAAAATGCAAGTATTGCAATGTTTAATATAATAACTGATACTGAGGATGTAAGTCCTGTAAATGAAATAGAATTTGAAATTACCTCTGAAGACGAAGTATCTCTTCTTTATGACTACCTGGAGGAACTGCTCTTTTACCATGAAGTGGAATTCATGTTATTTTCCAGCTTTCATGTAGAAATTGATGATAATCTCCATTTAACTGCTAAAATTAAAGGGGAGAAAATCAATTGGGATAAGCATGAGAGAAAGACAGAAATCAAGGCAATAACTTTCCATAAGATGGATGTTAAAAAAACAAGACATGTAGAGCTTCGCGCCATCGTCGATTTATAA